A single genomic interval of Euzebyales bacterium harbors:
- a CDS encoding MarR family transcriptional regulator, which yields MNEKIISLTEKFNHRGKEGRVEQQPGPPFAPRLAPVLESLRELSWRSARFADHMAHGMDLHQTDLVGVMAVHELTAAHPQQHAGAGTHTTPPRHATGDSPPTALGPTIGQLGERLELSSAATTGLVDRLERAGHVERVRDPADRRRIRLRATGRSERLAAEMLRGYLERLGRVLDQFDDAELDAADRVLRAAIDAMEHPASA from the coding sequence GTGAACGAGAAGATTATCTCACTGACCGAGAAGTTCAACCACCGAGGCAAAGAAGGACGCGTGGAACAGCAGCCAGGCCCACCGTTCGCCCCACGGCTGGCACCCGTGCTGGAGTCCCTGCGTGAGTTGTCGTGGCGATCGGCCCGCTTCGCTGACCACATGGCGCACGGGATGGACCTCCACCAGACCGACCTCGTCGGCGTGATGGCCGTGCACGAGCTGACTGCGGCGCACCCACAGCAGCACGCCGGGGCCGGGACGCACACCACGCCGCCACGCCATGCGACCGGAGACTCCCCGCCGACCGCGCTCGGCCCCACGATCGGCCAGCTCGGCGAGCGGCTGGAGTTGTCGTCCGCGGCCACGACCGGGTTGGTCGACCGCCTGGAGCGCGCCGGCCACGTCGAGCGCGTCCGCGACCCGGCCGATCGACGGCGCATCCGCCTACGCGCGACGGGCCGGTCGGAACGCCTGGCCGCCGAGATGCTCCGCGGCTATCTCGAGCGACTGGGCCGCGTGCTCGACCAGTTCGACGACGCCGAGCTGGACGCCGCCGATCGCGTGCTGCGCGCCGCCATCGACGCGATGGAGCACCCAGCATCCGCGTGA
- a CDS encoding long-chain fatty acid--CoA ligase, which yields MTIHDRVWHKWYDDGVPPNVDFEDLTIDQIFDESVERYADRPAVVFLNSRLSYRQLRDHVDSLATALAGMGVGQDSRVAIHLPNIPQTVIAFFATQRLGAQAVMTNPLYVPRELEHQWNDAAVKVAITADFLFERHIRAMRDSLPVRHYVIASIPEYLRFPLNRLAPLRLKRMDPPTYAKVAPGPGIHRFRALVDATSPSPPSVDISMDDVALLQYTGGTTGVSKGAQLTQRNISYNVQQVTAWFPTVEPGREVLLAAVPYFHVLGLTCCLNWPIHAGAAMVLMPNPRDIPEMVKNISRHRVTLFPAVPAMFNAINHHPGVDTIDLSSVKACFSGSAPLSEEVQRRFETLTGSKIVEGYGLTETSPVTHANPMWGTRKIGHVGLPVPSTDARIVDPDPDPDTAEMPVGQEGELIIRGPQVMKGYWQMPEATDDMIRDGWLYTGDLAVMDADGYFRIVGRKKDLIIASGYNVYPDEIDGVLMSHPAVLDACTIGIPDERRGETVKAFVVRHPDRQVSEADLTGFCREQLAAYKVPTAIEFRDDLPKSAALKTLRRVLRDEVVPDA from the coding sequence ATGACGATACACGACCGGGTCTGGCACAAGTGGTACGACGACGGGGTGCCGCCGAACGTCGACTTCGAGGATCTGACGATCGATCAGATCTTCGATGAGTCCGTCGAACGGTATGCCGACCGCCCGGCCGTCGTGTTCCTCAACAGCCGGTTGAGCTACCGTCAGCTGCGGGACCACGTGGACAGCCTCGCGACGGCGCTCGCGGGCATGGGGGTGGGCCAGGACAGCCGGGTGGCCATCCACCTGCCCAACATCCCCCAGACGGTCATCGCGTTCTTCGCGACGCAGCGCCTCGGCGCCCAAGCGGTGATGACGAATCCGCTGTACGTGCCCAGGGAACTCGAGCACCAGTGGAACGATGCAGCGGTCAAGGTCGCGATCACCGCTGACTTCCTCTTCGAGCGGCACATCAGGGCGATGCGCGACAGCCTGCCCGTCCGGCACTACGTGATCGCCTCGATCCCCGAGTATCTGCGGTTCCCGTTGAATCGTCTGGCACCGCTGCGGTTGAAGCGGATGGATCCGCCGACCTACGCCAAGGTCGCTCCGGGACCGGGCATCCACCGATTCCGCGCGTTGGTGGACGCCACCAGCCCGAGCCCGCCCAGCGTGGACATCTCGATGGACGACGTGGCGCTGCTGCAGTACACGGGCGGCACGACCGGCGTGTCGAAGGGCGCGCAGCTCACGCAGCGCAACATCAGCTACAACGTCCAGCAGGTCACGGCCTGGTTCCCCACGGTCGAGCCGGGCAGGGAGGTGCTGCTGGCTGCCGTCCCGTACTTCCACGTGCTGGGACTCACGTGCTGCCTGAACTGGCCGATCCACGCCGGCGCGGCGATGGTGCTCATGCCCAACCCGCGGGACATCCCGGAGATGGTGAAGAACATCAGCAGGCACCGGGTGACGCTGTTCCCGGCGGTCCCTGCGATGTTCAACGCCATCAACCACCATCCCGGCGTCGACACCATCGATCTGAGCAGCGTGAAGGCGTGCTTCTCGGGCTCGGCGCCGCTGTCGGAGGAGGTCCAGCGCCGGTTCGAGACGCTGACGGGCAGCAAGATCGTCGAGGGCTACGGGCTGACCGAGACCTCACCGGTGACGCACGCCAACCCGATGTGGGGCACGCGCAAGATCGGCCACGTCGGGCTTCCCGTGCCCAGCACCGACGCCAGGATCGTCGACCCCGACCCCGACCCCGACACCGCGGAAATGCCCGTCGGCCAAGAGGGTGAGCTCATCATCCGCGGACCGCAGGTGATGAAGGGCTACTGGCAGATGCCCGAGGCCACCGACGACATGATCCGCGATGGGTGGCTGTACACCGGCGACCTGGCGGTCATGGACGCCGATGGCTACTTCCGGATCGTCGGGCGCAAGAAGGACCTCATCATCGCCAGCGGCTACAACGTGTACCCGGATGAGATCGACGGCGTCCTCATGAGCCACCCGGCGGTCCTGGACGCGTGCACGATCGGGATCCCCGACGAGCGCAGGGGTGAGACGGTGAAGGCGTTCGTCGTGCGGCATCCCGATCGGCAGGTCAGCGAAGCCGATCTCACCGGGTTCTGCCGGGAACAGCTGGCCGCCTACAAGGTGCCCACCGCCATCGAGTTCCGCGACGATCTCCCGAAGAGCGCGGCGCTGAAGACCCTGCGGCGCGTGCTGCGTGACGAGGTCGTCCCGGACGCCTGA